From the genome of Ananas comosus cultivar F153 linkage group 16, ASM154086v1, whole genome shotgun sequence, one region includes:
- the LOC109722493 gene encoding auxin response factor 15-like, which yields MEDDDTEKRSSMPHMFCKTLTASDTSTHGGFSVPRRAAEDCFPPLDYKQQRPSQELVAKDLHGTEWRFRHIYRGQPRRHLLTTGWTAFVNKKKLVSGDAVLFLRSHSGELRLGIRRAVQLKTGAPFQALHNQNSCISTLATVASAVSMKSVFHIYYNPRASPSEFIVPYWKFTKSFSHPFAIGMRFKMRYESEDAAERRYTGLITGISDVDPIRWPGSKWRCLLVRWDEDVDISRQNRVSPWEIEPTGSISGSHGLSPSSSKRAKMSLPTVNSEFPVPNGSGSTDLGESSRFHKVLQGQEILGFRTLRDGMDVSRNTQYPYALSGSRSGAGNPVGISGFPHHCAGFGESFRFQKVLQGQELFPHHRGTLVDASTRNSGFGSSAALNRWPGQAQGYASFAQSSNPPTQASSPSSVLMFQPTNTVIPLIQTVHRQWDKGDCINERFEMGNVYTRYIAKPGLNNRDVSRNGCKLFGFSLTERIPVTDEGDSGEVNCETEFQASRPSLERNCTAERALYALCAAPL from the exons ATGGAGGACGATGACACCGAGAAGAGGTCGTCGATGCCCCATATGTTCTGCAAGACGCTCACTGCGTCAGACACGAGCACTCATGGTGGATTCTCCGTCCCTCGTCGAGCTGCTGAGGACTGCTTCCCTCCCCTG GATTATAAGCAGCAGAGGCCTTCTCAAGAGCTCGTTGCAAAAGATTTACATGGCACGGAGTGGAGGTTTCGCCATATCTATAGAG GTCAACCACGTAGGCATCTGTTAACTACAGGGTGGACTGCATTCGTCAATAAGAAGAAGCTGGTCTCAGGGGATGCTGTGCTCTTTCTTCG AAGCCACAGTGGGGAGCTAAGATTGGGCATACGAAGAGCTGTCCAACTAAAAACTGGAGCACCTTTTCAAGCACTCCATAACCAGAACTCGTGTATCAGCACCCTGGCTACTGTCGCTAGTGCTGTGTCCATGAAAAGTGTGTTCCACATCTATTACAATCCAAG GGCAAGCCCGTCTGAGTTCATTGTACCTTATTGGAAGTTTACGAAGAGCTTCAGCCATCCATTTGCTATCGGAATGAGGTTTAAGATGCGATACGAAAGTGAGGATGCTGCAGAGAGAAG ATATACAGGACTGATAACTGGAATCAGTGACGTTGACCCTATAAGATGGCCTGGATCAAAATGGAGATGTTTACTG GTAAGGTGGGACGAGGATGTAGACATCAGTCGTCAAAATAGGGTCTCTCCATGGGAGATCGAGCCAACTGGTTCCATTTCAGGCTCCCATGGTCTCTCCCCGTCCAGCTCGAAAAGGGCAAAAATGTCTCTTCCCACGGTCAATTCAGAATTTCCAGTTCCGA ATGGAAGTGGTTCCACAGACTTGGGGGAATCTTCAAGATTCCACAAGGTCTTGCAAGGTCAAGAAATTTTGGGTTTTCGTACTCTTCGCGATGGTATGGATGTTTCAAGGAACACCCAATACCCATATGCTTTGAGTGGTTCGAGAAGTGGTGCTGGAAATCCAGTTGGAATCTCTGGATTTCCTCACCATTGTGCGGGCTTTGGCGAATCTTTTAGATTCCAAAAGGTCTTGCAAGGTCAAGAATTATTTCCTCATCATCGAGGAACTTTAGTTGATGCTTCTACAAGAAATTCTGGTTTTGGCTCGTCTGCTGCTTTGAATAGATGGCCTGGTCAAGCACAGGGATATGCTTCTTTCGCGCAGTCATCAAATCCGCCAACTCAAGCATCTTCTCCATCATCTGTGCTTATGTTTCAACCGACAAACACTGTGATCCCCCTTATTCAGACCGTGCATAGGCAATGGGATAAAG GTGATTGTATCAACGAGCGCTTCGAGATGGGGAATGTCTACACTCGATATATTGCTAAGCCAGGGTTAAATAACAGGGATGTTAGCAGGAATGGTTGCAAACTTTTCGGTTTCTCGCTAACTGAGAGGATTCCTGTGACGGATGAAGGGGATAGCGGGGAGGTCAATTGTGAAACTGAATTTCAGGCTTCACGGCCATCACTGGAACGCAATTGTACTGCGGAAAGAGCTCTTTATGCTCTCTGCGCAGCTCCTCTTTAG